A genomic segment from Antedon mediterranea chromosome 6, ecAntMedi1.1, whole genome shotgun sequence encodes:
- the LOC140051464 gene encoding superoxide dismutase [Cu-Zn]-like: MRNLGFADVFCLSVLMVYVSVGTARCASAYRNPLKSKSTPVLYASCEVRPNAALDLELAETNDVNGRIFLTHELGKDIEIQVELEGLDPTGSLLHGFHVHEYGDLSDGCDSTGSHFNPFEQDHGGPDDIIRHVGDLGNIERDAYGRVSTTITDDLVSLWGMNSVYGRAFVIHADEDDLGDGGYDDSLTTGHAGSRLACCVIGRATTDDE, encoded by the exons ATGAGGAATTTGGGATTTGCCGATGTATTTTGTTTGTCTGTATTAATGGTGTACGTTTCCGTTGGCACAGCCAGATGCGCTTCCGCTT ATCGTAACCCGCTGAAG TCAAAATCAACACCTGTACTGTACGCCAGTTGTGAAGTACGGCCAAATGCAGCATTGGATCTCGAACTAGCTGAAACAAATGACGTAAATGGACGTATTTTCCTGACACACGAG TTGGGTAAAGACATTGAAATCCAAGTGGAACTTGAAGGGTTAGATCCCACAGGATCTCTGCTTCACGGTTTCCATGTGCACGAGTATGGCGATTTAAGCGATGGGTGTGACTCAACAGGTTCACATTTTAATCCTTTTGAACAGGATCACGGAGGACCAGACGATATTATTcg ACATGTTGGTGATTTAGGTAACATTGAACGCGACGCATATGGTCGGGTTTCTACCACTATAACTGATGATCTGGTGTCTCTTTGGGGGATGAACTCAGTTTATGGAAGAGCTTTCGTG ATCCATGCCGACGAAGACGATCTTGGAGATGGCGGGTACGATGATAGCCTGACGACAGGACATGCCGGTTCTAGGCTTGCCTGCTGTGTCATTGGTCGTGCAACAACTGACGATGAATga